A single region of the Mesotoga sp. BH458_6_3_2_1 genome encodes:
- a CDS encoding nitrous oxide reductase family maturation protein NosD, which produces MRRMLFFLLVILITIMVIGCGAKIKFSVPDQRVSQGEVLTLDLNDYIDDSGNSTVYFSLVSGIGRIEGSRFELFADKSLSGSSTVEVASFTKGGEPVVSSFRVTIEETDFPPEGTIGDISVLEGESLSLPLDVFIIDPEGSEVSHELSGDYEEGFARIEEGVLFVQPRYVDSGRNELKIISSDSNGNSSELTFVVEVKTTNSVPIMNIDDQIVQEHRALVIDLKQFASDPDGDELSFEVIEPVNSEVSSGIFTYEAGSYSEEAVAVSIKVVDSKGASTQESFEISIVKAPDVAEGVLTVGAMGQYATIQDAVDAAKDGDTVKILPGAYRENVTVSKNIAIIGSSREEVTVVAESESSPVLFVRGVEDFVVDSVSFQSGGSVINFSRSSGQVVNCNIAGGRFGISFSGDGRTLRVADSYITSLMGVGNDEYLSTRLVGIYAYGEATLIVENTVIERTGTGVNFSNGLNYIVKNSTFNRNTVGVSLSGASTGSLIENKITGNVDNGVLANITSTATLTDNVFYANVRHGLDLYLKNCTDCGCGGTTFKGTVLGSGNVFDSEEEICPLDYWDETFYSFDETLGKD; this is translated from the coding sequence ATGAGGCGAATGCTTTTTTTTCTTCTTGTTATTTTAATCACAATTATGGTCATTGGTTGCGGTGCGAAGATAAAGTTTTCCGTTCCGGACCAGCGGGTTTCTCAGGGTGAGGTCCTCACTCTTGATCTGAATGACTACATCGATGATTCCGGTAATTCGACAGTGTATTTCTCTTTGGTATCGGGAATTGGACGAATAGAGGGGAGTAGGTTCGAGCTGTTTGCTGATAAGTCATTGTCTGGTAGTTCAACGGTCGAAGTCGCTTCTTTTACAAAAGGCGGTGAACCTGTCGTCTCATCATTCAGGGTTACAATCGAAGAGACTGATTTTCCGCCAGAAGGAACAATCGGAGATATTTCTGTTCTTGAAGGAGAGTCACTTAGTTTGCCTCTTGATGTATTTATTATAGATCCGGAGGGTTCAGAGGTTAGTCATGAACTTTCGGGTGATTATGAAGAAGGATTTGCGAGGATAGAAGAAGGGGTCCTCTTTGTTCAGCCGAGATATGTGGATTCGGGAAGGAACGAGCTGAAGATAATTTCTTCGGATTCCAATGGGAATTCCAGCGAATTGACTTTCGTCGTAGAAGTCAAAACTACAAATTCGGTTCCGATAATGAACATAGATGACCAGATTGTGCAGGAACATAGGGCACTAGTAATCGATCTCAAGCAGTTTGCAAGCGATCCAGATGGCGATGAACTGAGCTTCGAGGTCATTGAACCAGTGAATTCTGAAGTAAGTTCCGGAATCTTCACGTATGAAGCGGGAAGTTATTCTGAGGAAGCAGTTGCCGTATCAATAAAGGTGGTAGATTCAAAGGGTGCTTCAACACAGGAATCATTTGAGATAAGCATCGTTAAGGCACCAGATGTGGCCGAGGGAGTGCTGACCGTTGGAGCGATGGGACAGTATGCCACGATTCAAGACGCAGTTGATGCGGCAAAAGACGGTGATACCGTCAAGATACTCCCTGGAGCTTATCGAGAGAATGTCACTGTAAGCAAGAACATAGCAATCATTGGTTCTTCGAGGGAAGAGGTAACGGTTGTTGCTGAAAGTGAATCTTCTCCAGTGCTCTTTGTAAGAGGTGTGGAGGACTTTGTTGTTGATAGTGTGTCCTTCCAGTCAGGCGGGTCTGTGATTAATTTCTCTAGATCTTCTGGTCAGGTGGTCAACTGCAATATTGCAGGAGGAAGATTTGGAATTTCTTTCAGCGGAGACGGAAGAACGCTTAGGGTTGCAGACTCATATATTACAAGTCTTATGGGGGTAGGCAACGATGAGTACCTAAGCACAAGGTTGGTAGGGATATATGCATACGGAGAGGCCACATTGATAGTAGAAAACACCGTCATTGAAAGAACAGGAACGGGTGTGAATTTCTCTAACGGTTTGAACTATATAGTCAAGAACAGTACTTTCAATAGAAACACAGTTGGAGTCTCTCTTAGCGGTGCGTCTACAGGATCTCTCATCGAAAACAAGATAACTGGAAACGTTGATAATGGTGTGCTCGCCAATATCACTTCTACTGCAACTCTTACTGACAATGTTTTCTACGCGAATGTGAGACATGGACTTGATCTTTATCTAAAGAACTGCACTGACTGCGGATGCGGTGGAACGACTTTCAAAGGAACTGTGTTGGGATCTGGGAATGTCTTTGATTCCGAAGAAGAAATCTGCCCACTCGATTATTGGGATGAGACTTTCTACAGCTTCGATGAGACTCTTGGGAAAGACTGA
- a CDS encoding InlB B-repeat-containing protein produces MAKKLLKLTTLLAILLLVFMLTGCPKPPAEEYTLTIEKTGNGTVTADPAPNTSGKYTAGTEVTLTAVADAGWQFVKWVVGETNVTENPGVVTMDADKTVEAVFEEEEPPIDKYTLTITKTGEGTVDPAVGAHEYDEDAEVVLTATPAEGWYFSKWVVGGTDVFENPTTVVMTSNKSAEAVFVEEEPPVGPFPKVTNLSFTTANFMVLQPCTENLEIRFQVAVDDPESELVAAEYKVSHVASGEFFAVEIPEDNWGAPWTYTVSEPILRSNFVPLNGGRYDITVTATNTEGNGTSDTISFYVKQYVAPSFDAIDVGIVDSDEDQIQEADGLCVVTTDGLPATVEATFTYDSKITVRVYLIEKDAVDGITGMLEDESTELIVEEPFLTDELTTEKVTIGLPDLRPYMDAGVEYKLLVVLFTPECGALGCVDCGIEAYKLVDCDFIKDLTPELECLPCECENPCDPCFKGYEPGLLIKNLLVTNPAEFDITLTINDTVFTNEDFTFAEDDGELEVRILIEEGMVTPELSGETYLYWEVVTPTEVELDATCTVMIDFEEPEAEIVIENCCVNEGITETTFTVTFSDNIGLQRAKIWGSEGITVELPAGKTVGDWFALSGTEVTVAGTITGIDGEYTLYAVVEDEYCIESEWDKECGINVPPLVDFGPWCHLTECPPSCDATEIELQWGIVDTQGDFTDFDILVSHGDLDTFDHQKMEGHVTWTLGDIDCETVTATIVAHDDCEGTLNSTTKSWTSPYPMDNVKPEIDLTFADCGEPEECATSAVLAWDASDACLDFVFIMVMQGELIWPDEGIILENGKLDSIGVDSDSIMSYYATTTAIGEIEWEFENAVDCENLEAVAIAVDTCVNCNYDVLVSENVIDNMEPYVELGIFGLGYNRPSQLEVLGNLSEFDLDEFVDEGFITDLCTDATCLGLIWIVEENCVEDIWLTTNYPLNPCGNEIMERPVGNYTYDPKHLSLWWDTLTPEDCWMLDRDVTIGFIPFCLPLIDCETFEATLTADDISDCTDEVSDYATITVDNYPPETTLEWDLTPCSTEVILTWSIQDESFPCGTCDSDLGCPIGRLVLNVDGEIEGYLDIFLDSLGNATYDGMFVDPEWEIDFDPVTLTAYGTITGSDEELDCVEIEVELYAAGCCCGGLTPLSEPMEVLTETVDNVKPELDVTLSGLIVTELPYCKGEFTSDATEVTITVLATDNCFDELVIEVTHGTIDGQITPWATNLTGPFSVVWNLENLGELIDCEEVELTVTAYDDAACDPTEFATSFIIDNMPPEIVQFEFDAETLTCGATSVLIDYCISDECLTCGTCIDIMVGYVELSEPMATGPYAGLTRVPISAPCGCDLPLCGTVEWTLEGMDCGETLGATLVVWDTSGNKSTKYIEIEDDPDDDIPGFDNKAPVVMTFMFDGSSVITWDATDNCFDRVSIWVSHGTLPDISVEPKDEFVESQTEMAPKIFSDQGISMSPAGTTTWDITGFENETLVATLIAYDYCCNEELAVYPPGVEPAE; encoded by the coding sequence GTGGCAAAGAAACTCTTGAAATTAACCACATTGCTAGCTATTCTACTCCTCGTGTTCATGCTGACTGGCTGTCCCAAGCCACCGGCTGAAGAGTACACGTTAACGATTGAGAAGACTGGCAATGGAACCGTTACTGCCGATCCTGCACCCAATACAAGCGGCAAGTACACGGCTGGAACAGAAGTAACATTGACAGCCGTAGCCGATGCAGGATGGCAATTTGTTAAGTGGGTAGTCGGTGAAACAAATGTGACAGAGAATCCTGGAGTAGTCACAATGGACGCCGACAAAACTGTTGAAGCGGTCTTTGAGGAAGAGGAACCACCAATTGATAAGTATACTCTTACAATTACAAAGACCGGTGAGGGAACCGTTGATCCAGCTGTGGGAGCTCATGAGTACGACGAAGATGCCGAAGTCGTCCTTACCGCAACTCCTGCCGAGGGATGGTATTTCAGCAAGTGGGTTGTTGGTGGTACTGATGTTTTCGAAAATCCGACAACTGTAGTAATGACTTCCAACAAGAGTGCCGAAGCCGTATTTGTGGAAGAAGAACCGCCAGTTGGTCCATTCCCAAAGGTTACCAATCTCAGTTTCACAACTGCAAACTTCATGGTTCTTCAGCCCTGTACCGAGAATCTTGAGATAAGATTCCAGGTTGCGGTTGATGATCCTGAAAGCGAACTCGTTGCAGCAGAGTACAAGGTTTCGCACGTGGCTTCCGGCGAGTTCTTTGCAGTAGAGATTCCGGAAGACAACTGGGGCGCACCGTGGACCTACACAGTATCGGAACCGATACTCCGCAGCAATTTCGTTCCTTTGAACGGTGGAAGGTACGATATCACTGTGACAGCAACAAACACAGAGGGAAATGGAACTAGCGATACAATCTCCTTCTATGTGAAGCAGTATGTCGCTCCGTCTTTTGATGCAATCGATGTTGGAATTGTGGACTCTGATGAAGACCAGATACAAGAAGCTGACGGTCTTTGTGTAGTTACAACAGATGGCTTACCTGCAACTGTTGAAGCTACTTTCACCTACGATTCCAAGATAACGGTCAGAGTATATTTGATCGAGAAAGATGCTGTCGATGGTATTACAGGAATGCTGGAAGACGAGAGTACTGAGCTCATTGTAGAAGAACCATTCTTAACTGATGAGCTTACAACAGAGAAAGTCACAATTGGTCTTCCTGACCTGAGACCCTACATGGATGCTGGAGTGGAATACAAGCTTCTTGTTGTTCTCTTCACTCCTGAATGTGGAGCCTTAGGATGCGTAGACTGTGGAATTGAGGCTTACAAGCTAGTCGATTGTGATTTCATTAAAGATCTCACTCCAGAGCTTGAATGTCTGCCATGCGAATGCGAAAATCCATGTGATCCATGCTTCAAGGGTTACGAACCAGGATTACTAATCAAGAATCTGCTAGTCACGAATCCAGCTGAATTCGATATTACTCTGACGATCAACGACACCGTCTTCACCAACGAAGATTTCACATTTGCCGAAGACGATGGAGAACTTGAAGTCAGGATTCTTATCGAAGAGGGAATGGTAACACCCGAACTCAGCGGAGAGACTTATCTGTACTGGGAGGTAGTAACACCGACAGAAGTTGAACTAGATGCTACCTGCACAGTCATGATAGATTTCGAAGAACCTGAAGCGGAAATAGTCATTGAGAACTGCTGTGTAAACGAAGGTATAACCGAAACAACCTTCACGGTTACCTTCTCCGACAACATCGGTCTTCAGAGAGCCAAGATCTGGGGTTCCGAGGGCATCACCGTAGAGCTTCCTGCCGGTAAGACAGTTGGCGACTGGTTTGCACTCTCTGGAACTGAAGTCACCGTGGCTGGAACAATTACCGGTATTGACGGTGAATACACTCTGTACGCAGTAGTTGAAGACGAATACTGTATAGAATCAGAATGGGATAAGGAATGCGGAATTAACGTTCCTCCTCTAGTCGACTTCGGACCCTGGTGCCACCTGACCGAGTGCCCGCCAAGCTGCGATGCAACCGAGATCGAGCTCCAGTGGGGAATCGTAGATACTCAGGGTGACTTTACAGACTTCGATATCTTAGTTAGCCATGGAGACCTTGATACCTTTGACCATCAGAAGATGGAAGGTCACGTAACCTGGACTCTTGGAGACATCGACTGTGAGACCGTCACGGCTACTATAGTTGCTCACGACGATTGCGAAGGCACTCTGAATTCCACAACAAAGAGTTGGACATCTCCATATCCAATGGACAATGTGAAGCCTGAGATTGATCTCACATTTGCAGACTGTGGCGAACCCGAAGAATGCGCAACCTCTGCCGTTCTTGCTTGGGATGCCTCTGACGCATGTCTTGACTTCGTCTTCATCATGGTCATGCAGGGAGAACTGATATGGCCCGATGAAGGAATTATTCTGGAAAATGGTAAGCTCGATTCCATTGGTGTAGATTCAGATAGCATCATGAGTTACTACGCAACGACAACTGCAATCGGCGAAATTGAATGGGAATTTGAAAATGCTGTTGACTGTGAGAACCTAGAGGCAGTTGCAATTGCAGTTGATACATGTGTAAACTGTAACTATGACGTGTTGGTAAGCGAAAACGTGATAGATAACATGGAGCCATATGTGGAGCTTGGTATCTTTGGACTTGGTTACAACAGGCCATCACAGTTGGAAGTGCTCGGTAATCTGAGCGAATTTGATCTTGATGAATTCGTAGACGAAGGCTTCATAACCGATCTCTGTACAGACGCCACCTGTCTGGGTCTTATCTGGATAGTTGAAGAGAACTGTGTCGAAGACATCTGGTTGACGACAAACTACCCGCTCAATCCATGTGGCAACGAAATAATGGAAAGACCTGTAGGAAACTATACGTACGATCCGAAGCACCTCAGCTTGTGGTGGGATACTCTGACACCAGAAGACTGCTGGATGCTCGACAGAGACGTGACAATAGGATTCATTCCATTCTGTCTACCGTTGATCGACTGTGAAACATTCGAAGCGACCTTGACGGCGGATGATATCTCCGACTGCACGGATGAAGTCAGTGATTACGCAACCATTACCGTTGACAACTACCCGCCGGAGACAACGCTCGAATGGGATCTCACACCATGTTCAACTGAAGTAATACTGACATGGTCTATTCAGGACGAATCATTCCCATGTGGAACATGTGATAGCGATTTGGGTTGCCCAATAGGTAGGCTTGTTCTTAATGTTGATGGAGAGATAGAGGGATACCTTGATATCTTCTTAGACAGTCTTGGAAATGCTACCTATGATGGAATGTTCGTAGATCCAGAATGGGAGATCGATTTTGATCCTGTTACTTTGACCGCTTACGGAACAATAACTGGATCTGATGAAGAACTCGACTGTGTTGAGATTGAAGTTGAGCTCTATGCAGCCGGTTGCTGCTGCGGCGGACTCACGCCACTCAGCGAGCCGATGGAAGTGCTGACTGAAACTGTAGACAATGTGAAGCCCGAACTGGATGTTACACTCAGTGGCTTGATTGTGACAGAGCTTCCGTACTGCAAGGGTGAATTCACTTCAGACGCAACGGAAGTCACGATAACAGTTCTCGCGACAGACAATTGTTTTGATGAACTCGTTATCGAAGTAACTCATGGAACGATAGATGGTCAGATAACTCCATGGGCGACCAATCTTACTGGTCCATTCTCTGTAGTTTGGAATCTGGAGAATCTTGGCGAACTGATTGATTGTGAAGAAGTTGAACTCACGGTGACCGCATACGATGACGCTGCATGTGATCCTACCGAATTTGCAACATCCTTCATAATCGATAACATGCCACCAGAGATTGTTCAATTCGAGTTTGACGCAGAGACACTTACTTGTGGTGCAACATCTGTATTGATTGACTACTGCATCTCGGATGAGTGTTTGACATGTGGAACTTGTATCGATATTATGGTTGGATACGTAGAGCTCAGTGAACCAATGGCTACAGGTCCATACGCTGGGCTCACTAGAGTTCCGATATCTGCGCCATGCGGATGTGACTTGCCACTATGTGGAACTGTAGAGTGGACCCTTGAAGGTATGGATTGTGGTGAGACTCTGGGTGCTACCCTCGTTGTTTGGGATACTTCCGGCAACAAGAGCACGAAGTATATTGAGATCGAGGATGATCCGGACGATGACATACCAGGGTTCGACAATAAGGCTCCAGTGGTCATGACCTTCATGTTCGATGGTTCAAGTGTTATTACTTGGGACGCAACAGATAACTGCTTTGACAGAGTCAGTATCTGGGTAAGTCACGGTACTCTACCAGACATTTCTGTAGAACCAAAAGATGAATTTGTTGAATCTCAGACTGAGATGGCACCAAAGATCTTCTCAGATCAAGGGATTTCGATGTCCCCTGCTGGGACGACTACTTGGGATATAACTGGCTTTGAGAACGAGACGCTAGTTGCAACCCTAATTGCATATGATTATTGTTGCAATGAGGAACTTGCAGTGTATCCTCCAGGTGTGGAGCCAGCAGAATAG
- the rsfS gene encoding ribosome silencing factor yields MDNVVKEIVEILDEKHGEEIIVLDVSKVSNLSDYFVVTTANSDPHMDALREGILEYVEREAVQIIFYDKGKGYDWMVIDGGYFIVHIFSRKGREFYSLEDLWLNAKRYTYRDLVKDGDNTRQ; encoded by the coding sequence TTGGATAACGTAGTGAAGGAAATTGTAGAGATACTTGACGAAAAGCACGGAGAAGAGATAATTGTACTCGACGTCTCCAAAGTGTCAAATCTTTCTGACTACTTTGTTGTGACAACAGCAAATTCCGATCCACACATGGACGCCCTCAGAGAGGGAATACTGGAATATGTTGAAAGAGAAGCAGTCCAGATCATCTTCTACGACAAAGGAAAGGGGTATGACTGGATGGTAATCGATGGTGGTTATTTTATCGTCCACATATTTAGCAGGAAGGGCAGAGAGTTTTACTCTCTCGAAGATCTTTGGTTGAACGCAAAGAGATACACATATAGAGATCTCGTCAAAGACGGGGACAACACACGGCAATAA
- a CDS encoding cytochrome c biogenesis CcdA family protein, whose protein sequence is MKKYLTSLLLLLFAVALNATVVIDFFGVSTCQECFEAEMMIESLKYEIEDEVVLNKFMLSESENQLLKLKYAMVYGVDESEYDLYPMLFVGKAAFTPSNLEPGALLESMENYSQEERESKLSEINALSEDVGQRLTERYEQFGFLVVLGAGLIDGINPCAFVVLIFLVSYLYYVGRGRNEILVSGLFFAIGIFAAYLLMGTGLLGAVGYIESISRIFQFIFYPAMAIFTGVLAILSIVDFYRMRYKNKKAILELSAGLKRKTHEIIRKNARAKTIWIASLVTGILVSFVEFMCTGQVYLPTIVYIINSAGLSGRALGFLMIYNLGFTVPIIGITLIAYFSSSTKRIQEFMTSTQAAAKIKLLMGALFVVFFVIMLNITLKTFNLI, encoded by the coding sequence ATGAAGAAGTACTTGACATCTCTCTTATTGTTGCTTTTTGCGGTGGCTCTCAATGCAACCGTTGTTATCGATTTCTTTGGAGTTTCGACCTGTCAGGAATGTTTTGAAGCCGAAATGATGATCGAAAGCCTGAAGTATGAAATTGAGGATGAAGTCGTTCTGAACAAGTTTATGTTGAGTGAATCAGAGAATCAGCTACTGAAATTGAAGTATGCGATGGTCTATGGAGTCGATGAAAGTGAATATGACCTCTATCCAATGTTGTTTGTTGGAAAGGCTGCCTTCACTCCATCGAATCTTGAACCGGGCGCCTTACTTGAGAGTATGGAGAACTACTCTCAGGAAGAAAGAGAGTCGAAGCTAAGCGAGATTAATGCTTTGAGCGAAGATGTGGGCCAAAGACTTACCGAGAGATACGAGCAGTTTGGTTTCCTTGTAGTCCTCGGAGCAGGTTTGATTGACGGAATAAACCCATGCGCTTTTGTGGTACTGATTTTTCTTGTTTCATATCTGTACTACGTTGGGCGGGGAAGAAACGAGATCCTCGTGTCGGGTCTCTTTTTTGCCATCGGTATTTTCGCAGCTTATCTCTTGATGGGGACGGGGCTCCTCGGAGCCGTGGGTTACATCGAGAGTATTTCCAGGATTTTCCAATTCATATTCTATCCGGCTATGGCAATTTTCACCGGAGTGCTCGCAATTCTCTCCATCGTTGATTTCTACAGGATGAGGTATAAGAACAAGAAGGCGATTCTAGAACTATCAGCGGGCTTGAAAAGAAAGACTCACGAAATAATCAGAAAGAATGCAAGGGCGAAAACAATATGGATCGCTTCTTTAGTCACAGGAATTCTTGTTTCTTTTGTAGAGTTTATGTGCACCGGGCAGGTTTATTTACCTACGATCGTCTATATTATAAACAGTGCAGGTCTTTCAGGTAGGGCTCTGGGCTTTCTGATGATCTACAATTTAGGGTTCACGGTTCCGATTATAGGTATAACGCTAATAGCATATTTCAGTTCCTCAACGAAGAGAATTCAAGAATTCATGACCTCGACACAAGCTGCCGCGAAAATCAAGCTGTTAATGGGGGCTTTGTTTGTTGTCTTCTTTGTGATAATGCTGAATATTACTCTCAAGACCTTCAATTTGATTTAG
- the glmS gene encoding glutamine--fructose-6-phosphate transaminase (isomerizing): MCGIVGMVGKDLTIRKLVDALKKLEYRGYDSSGVAVNNGNELKVMKAVGKISSLEKLLDGDLDSSVVQGIAHTRWATHGGPSDFNAHPHTDCTGKIAVVHNGIIENFDELRVELEKKGHIFKSVTDTEVIAHLIEDHYSGDIVAAVRHMLVDLEGAYAIGVVHQDHPNVIVAARKGSPLVVGSAEQAGYLASDVTPLLKYIRDVYFVDDGELAIIRPESINITRIDGSIVKKSATRITWGEDSAEKGGYAHFMLKEIFEEPQTLRNALTGRIKAGSPNFKEVENLQDDIKKARSITVLACGTSYHAGLVFQRFIQDYSNIRAEVEVASEFRYRRLSENFADLVIAISQSGETADTLEGIRKARKMGAKVISLTNVVGSTISRESDAVIYINAGPEIGVAATKTYVAQLAVLILLGAAIAKIMDSSTSNIAMIVNELEGMPTIFENTLPIANAQCSRLAGEYFAYKHFMYIGRGYSYATALEGALKLKEISYIHASGYQAGELKHGPIALLDNDFPVFAIVPEDELKSKMISNIMETKARDAKVVAICSENDREVAKAVNSRIEVPGVLEPLYPLVMSPYLQLFAYYVAVRRDLDPDKPRNLAKSVTVE, encoded by the coding sequence GTGTGCGGCATAGTTGGAATGGTGGGCAAAGACCTTACAATTAGGAAACTGGTCGACGCTTTGAAGAAGCTTGAGTACAGGGGATATGATTCGTCCGGTGTCGCAGTGAATAACGGAAATGAATTGAAAGTGATGAAGGCCGTTGGGAAGATCTCCTCCCTTGAGAAGCTTCTGGACGGAGATCTTGATTCATCTGTTGTACAGGGAATAGCCCATACAAGGTGGGCAACCCACGGAGGCCCGTCTGATTTCAACGCTCATCCCCATACTGACTGCACCGGAAAAATTGCAGTCGTTCACAACGGGATAATTGAGAACTTCGACGAATTGAGGGTCGAGCTTGAAAAGAAAGGTCACATATTCAAATCGGTAACCGACACGGAAGTAATCGCCCATCTGATTGAAGATCACTATTCGGGAGACATTGTTGCCGCTGTAAGACATATGTTAGTGGATCTGGAGGGCGCTTACGCAATTGGAGTAGTACATCAGGACCATCCCAATGTGATCGTGGCAGCGCGTAAAGGTAGCCCTCTTGTCGTAGGTTCTGCAGAACAGGCTGGATATCTTGCTTCTGACGTTACTCCCTTACTCAAGTACATTCGTGACGTCTATTTCGTAGATGACGGAGAACTGGCGATAATTAGGCCGGAGAGTATTAACATAACCAGGATTGATGGGTCTATCGTCAAGAAGTCTGCAACGAGAATCACATGGGGCGAGGACTCTGCGGAAAAGGGCGGCTATGCTCATTTCATGCTTAAAGAAATATTCGAAGAACCACAGACTCTCCGAAACGCTCTTACGGGAAGAATCAAGGCCGGTTCGCCCAATTTCAAAGAAGTCGAGAATTTGCAGGATGATATAAAGAAGGCCAGATCTATTACCGTTCTGGCATGCGGAACTAGTTACCATGCAGGCCTCGTCTTTCAGAGATTCATTCAGGATTATTCAAATATCCGCGCAGAAGTGGAGGTTGCTTCAGAGTTCCGTTATAGAAGGCTATCGGAGAACTTCGCCGACTTGGTCATTGCGATTTCCCAATCAGGAGAAACCGCAGACACTCTCGAAGGTATCCGAAAGGCAAGAAAGATGGGAGCTAAAGTAATATCCTTGACAAACGTTGTCGGATCTACGATATCAAGAGAAAGCGATGCTGTGATCTATATAAATGCAGGCCCAGAGATAGGCGTGGCGGCTACGAAGACTTATGTAGCGCAGCTCGCAGTACTTATTCTTTTGGGGGCAGCCATAGCGAAGATTATGGACTCTAGTACAAGCAATATTGCTATGATCGTTAATGAACTGGAAGGTATGCCCACGATATTTGAGAACACTCTGCCAATAGCAAACGCACAGTGCAGCAGACTTGCGGGAGAGTATTTTGCCTACAAACACTTCATGTACATCGGCAGAGGATACAGTTACGCGACCGCCCTTGAGGGCGCTCTGAAGCTCAAAGAAATCAGTTATATTCATGCTAGCGGTTATCAGGCCGGCGAATTGAAGCACGGTCCAATCGCGCTTCTCGACAATGATTTCCCAGTCTTTGCTATAGTTCCCGAGGATGAACTCAAATCCAAAATGATTTCCAACATTATGGAAACCAAAGCACGGGATGCCAAAGTCGTAGCCATCTGCTCTGAGAATGACAGGGAAGTTGCAAAGGCAGTCAACAGTCGAATTGAAGTACCTGGAGTCCTGGAACCCTTGTACCCGTTAGTAATGTCGCCATATTTACAGCTCTTCGCATATTACGTCGCCGTCAGGAGAGATCTTGATCCAGATAAACCCAGGAATCTTGCGAAGAGCGTCACTGTTGAATAG
- the rpsB gene encoding 30S ribosomal protein S2, giving the protein MSVVSMKQLLEAGVHFGHRTRRWNPKMKPYIYGERKGIYIVDLQKTLKLIEEAYEYVRNSAQESATFLFVGTKRQAQQIVQEEAKRCDSFYVNNRWLGGLLTNFTTIKKRIEALKNFEEMEESGKLAALPKKEQSMINKRLDKLRKNLSGVKEMQKLPDVIFIVDPKQEEIAVAEANKLGIKVIGIADTNCDPDVIDFIIPGNDDAIRAIQLIVHTMADAILEGREGLNAAALETKKESTDEKTVEVSSDEEKPSGEEVDDSDDSEDNE; this is encoded by the coding sequence GTGTCGGTAGTATCAATGAAGCAGCTTCTCGAAGCCGGAGTTCACTTCGGTCACAGAACGAGAAGATGGAACCCCAAGATGAAACCGTATATCTATGGTGAGAGAAAAGGCATCTACATTGTGGATCTTCAGAAGACCTTGAAGCTCATCGAAGAGGCTTATGAGTATGTGAGGAATTCAGCTCAGGAAAGTGCAACGTTCCTTTTTGTTGGCACTAAGAGACAGGCTCAGCAGATCGTACAGGAAGAAGCGAAGAGATGCGACTCTTTTTACGTCAACAATCGCTGGCTCGGCGGACTTCTTACGAACTTCACCACGATCAAGAAAAGAATCGAAGCATTAAAGAACTTCGAGGAAATGGAAGAGTCCGGAAAACTTGCAGCTCTTCCCAAGAAAGAACAGAGCATGATAAATAAGAGACTCGACAAACTGAGAAAGAATCTCAGTGGTGTCAAGGAGATGCAGAAGCTCCCAGACGTGATTTTTATTGTTGACCCAAAACAGGAAGAAATCGCCGTTGCAGAAGCCAACAAACTCGGAATAAAAGTCATCGGAATTGCAGATACTAACTGCGACCCTGACGTCATCGATTTCATTATCCCCGGAAATGATGACGCAATCAGAGCCATTCAGCTAATAGTACATACGATGGCAGATGCTATTCTTGAGGGCAGAGAGGGTCTTAACGCAGCTGCTCTCGAGACAAAGAAAGAATCAACTGACGAAAAAACCGTCGAAGTCTCCTCAGATGAAGAGAAACCTTCTGGAGAAGAGGTTGATGACTCAGATGATTCAGAGGACAATGAATAA